Below is a genomic region from Triticum dicoccoides isolate Atlit2015 ecotype Zavitan chromosome 5A, WEW_v2.0, whole genome shotgun sequence.
tatgcattgtttatagagaggctatttatcaaagcgaacgatacaaatagtgcggtaagcaaaagatattggactattcagtatgtcttgaccaggggcaggccgcggaattgtatttaaaacaggtataccgctcgtaatagagaccacctgggagttccataatgcggcatggcttgtctgcctcactggatcttgcattgtttgtgcggcagtcgaattgccgaacaggtcgtccgaagtatggagtcctgaaagtaagaaaaaattaaaaaaagaatccggcagcccctagtacgttttaagccgtattttgggcgtgtcgttattgtgccccttcccctgtgcccatggtatttcaagggcgtagttatgtacgcgaggtactggtttcgctatgtcgcgaaggctggggttggggccgcattgctacgcttgctcagagtgtgccaggcggtcctgctgtgggttactccgggcgcgcttggcagtgtctggctttttaatggccggactggagaattgcttgAGAAGGCTACTTTATACCTCCGCTACGAGagtcgccgtatgctcctccgtacggagggagcgttcggtgtttccgttgaccgtaattactcctcgagggcctggcatcttgagcttgagatatgcgtagtgcggcaccgcattgaattttgcgaatgtggttcgtccgagcagggcgtgatagccactgcgaaatgggactatatcgaagattatctcttcgcttcgaaaattgtccggggatccgaagaccacgtcaagtgttactgagcctgtacagttggcttctacacctggtataacgcctttaaaggccgttcttgtgggcttaatccttgagggatctatgcccattttccgcactgtatcctgataaagcaggttcaggctactgtcgccgtccatgaggactcttgtgagatgaaatccgtcgatgattggatcgagaaccaatgcggcgaagccgccatgacggatgctagtgggatggtcccttcgatcaaaagtgatcgggcaggaggaccatgggttgaactttggggcgactggctccatcgcgtatacgtcccgtagcgcacgcttccgctcccgcttgggaatgtgggttgcgtatatcatgttcaccgtccacacttgtgggggaaagcccttctgtccattgtttttcggcggcttgggctcctcgtcgtcgctgtgcagccccttgtctctgttttcggcccttaacttgcctgcctgcttgaacacccaacaatccctgttagtgtgattggctggcctttcgggggtgccatgtatctggcacaagcgatcgagtattcggtccaaactggacgggccctgagtattctttttgaatggctttttccgctgaccggatttatagcctttgaatccgtcattgactgccgtgtcttcattgctgtcgctgttaacgcggcgtttttgcttattccgacatgtcctgccacttttgtccttggtatccgaattaccagggttctttgataagttgttactgtgagctagccagctgtcttctcccgtgcaaaagcgggtcatgagtgacgtgagggctgccatggatttcggcttttcatgtcccaggtgccgggcaagccactcgtcgcagatgttatgcttgaaggctgctagggcctctgcgtccggacagtcgactatctgctttttctttgttaggaaccgtgtccagaattgtctggccgattcttctggctgctgaattatgtggcttaagtcgtcggcatccggcggtcgcacgtaagtgccctggaagttgtcgaggaatgcggcttccaggtcctcccaagaaccaattgagtctgctggcatgttgttaagccaatgtcgggccggtcctttaagtttgagcgggaggtatttgatggcgtgtagatcatcgccgcgtgccatgtggatgtgaaggagataatcctcgatccataccgccggatctgttgtgccatcgtatgattcgatgtttacgggtttgaaaccctctgggattttatgatccattacttcattcatgaagcatagcgggtgtgcgtcgcctctgtactgggctatatcacgacgcagctccgaagagctatgtctgttgtgttcggcccggccggatttgttgtatccagagtgaagatcattgtcgcatgccgtagggcgcctgcgcgatccgtagattgatcttgtttgtcttgccttatcctccagtatgtctcgcaggtcgggcgcattttcccgtgccttagttgagcggcgtcggggcatggcttgggtggagggccgagaggcctctctatcgcggccgcgaggtggccggtctgccatgtcatgcgctggtgatgtaggtgcttcctcctctgatcggggtagcggcctgcgcttcgggtaactcttggaggggcgttcgagtttatactcttcggccgcaaggacttcagtccatctgtcagctagcaaatcttgggcagctctaagctgttgctgctttttcttgaggctgcttgccgtggctaaaagcctgcgtttaaaacgctcttgttcgacggggtctgatggtatgacgaattcgtcgtcatcgaggcttgcctcgtcttcggagggaggcgtatagttatcatcctcgacctctcggtctgccgctctctcatgagggctggcttctccatcttcctatgccgaatcttgctgaggtgggtgttcttcggcgctatccgggatagtattatctcccgtgcaggggcgcggggggttcagagtccggggaggagtccggatcctcggagtcacgggtagtgcagagtgcggggctagcgtttggctcgatcgcctctgagatcgtagCCCCTCAGGCAGcgtcaaccgctgatcctcgatcggcgtagtaggCTCTGAATCAATGGTAGAAACCGATGtgtatgcggcctccaaggcgctgttcggcggcagagctatatcatgcccatcgagacagtgcggcgcgcttggctgtggctcgaatccgttgaagatcaagtccccgtggatgtcagtcgtgtagtttaggcttccaaacctgacctgatggccaggggcatagcttttgatctgctccaggtggccgagcaaattggcccacagagcgaagccgccgaagacgaagatctgtccggggagcaaattctcaccctggattgcatcgttgttgatgatcaaaggagccatcgggcctaaaggcgacgacacagaggaactctcaatgaaagcaccaatgtcggtgttaaaaccggcggatctcgggtagtgggtcccgaactgtgcgtctagaccggatggtaacaggaggcagggaacacgatgttttacccaggttcgggccctcttgatggaggtaaaaccctgcgtcctgcttgattaatattgatgatatgggtagtacaagagtagatctaccacgagatcaaggaggctaaaccctagaagctagcctatggtatgattgttgtatatggagttgattgcctacggactataatcctccggtttatatagacaccggatagggttagggttacacagagtcggttacaatggtaggagatcttgaatatccgcatcgccaagcttgcctttcacgccaaggaaagtcccatccggacacgggacgaagtcttcaatcttgtatcttcatagtcgaggagtccggctgaaggtatagtccggctacctgaacaccccctaatccaggactccctcagtggccgttATGAATACTTTGTATATGTGTTTATCTGTCTGTTCTAACTCTCTATTCAGTTGTGTTTTGCTTGTTCTATGTGAAGACTTTGTTTGTACACTATCCAGTTCAGTTCCTTAGTAATTTATATGCTTTGGCATATCACTCTTCTAGCATGTCTAACTCATCACTGCTTAGTTCATACTTAGTTACTTCCATGTATGACATCTTATACGCCCATTTTATATCGCTATCTCTTAGTGTAAAATGCTCATTTTTTAATCATGTGTTATACATTATGGCATCATTCTTATACATTTTTTCTCTTTATTTNNNNNNNNNNNNNNNNNNNNNNNNNNNNNNNNNNNNNNNNNNNNNNNNNNNNNNNNNNNNNNNNNNNNNNNNNNNNNNNNNNNNNNNNNNNNNNNNNNNNNNNNNNNNNNNNNNNNNNNNNNNNNNNNNNNNNNNNNNNNNNNNNNNNNNNNNNNNNNNNNNNNNNNNNNNNNNNNNNNNNNNNNNNNNNNNNNNNNNNNNNNNNNNNNNNNNNNNNNNNNNNNNNNNNNNNNNNNNNNNNNNNNNNNNNNNNNNNNNNNNNNNNNNNNNNNNNNNNNNGGGGGGGGGTCGGGGGTCGTCAAACTATCAAAAGGGATCAAAAGAAGGTCAAATGAAGaaaatattattattatttctcgAGGAGCCAGAAAAACTATAGAAATTTATTATTGCCAATGTGCATGAAGAGATAGAGCCAGGGGTCCATGCCCATGCCTGGGGGAGGCCTATGGGCCCCATAGTACGTAGCACATGCCTTGGGGCTCTCCACTAGAGTGTGTGGGGCCCATAGGGAGCCCCTGGTCATATACTGCCCTGGAACCCTTAACCTGAATATTCCATGACTTTACGCCATCGGTGCGAATAGAGAGCACCCTTCTCTCTTCGGAGGCCTGATTCTGTCGAGGATCTATCTCCTCCAGCAGGGGAATTCAAAGCCATTGTCATCAAACACTCAAGGCATCATATTGATCATCTTCATCCCCAGCTACAACAATAACCATGTCTCCATCTTCGGTAATCTAGGAATAATTGCTATAGATCCTTTATGCTAATTGTTGCTTAGTAGTTGATGCTAGAAGAATTATTGGGGAAAGTTTATATATGTTCAGATTGTTATTCACGCCATTACTCCCATCCATCATGTTCATTATGATGTCATGTGAGTAATCCATTACATTTTTTAGGATTGAGGAGAAACCGCTATTCTTGATAACCAATGAAGTTGCATATAGTTTTATGTTTCGGTATCATGTTGTGGCGTAATTATTTGGTGGTGATGGGTGAGCGTCGATATCATGTCACTTCACCTATATGGGTGGGGAGGAGAGCATTATGTAATTAGTTTATCTAGGAGGGGTGACCAGAGTGACATATATTATTTACCCTAAGTTTTAGAGGATTTGGCGATTCTATTAGAGTTGCTCTTAGGAGTTAAGACAGAAGACCTACCACCCCAGAGTTAATTTTTTTCATGTGGTTGTCTTACCAGGATCGTTGATGGAAGCGGGGCGACTTGCATGTCAGGGGCCTTTTGCATGCACCTAGTTATGCCTTATGCAACCAGTCAGAAACAAGACGATGGCCCACCTCACCGTGTGCCTTTTCGCGCATGGTGTGGCATGAAGTGCCCTCCTAGATCGATATTCCACCTTGTAGTCCATCCAATCCTCGGCCCAGATGGGCACACCCTTAGCTATAATGTTAGTGCCATGCCCTGTAGAACTTGAGTTGTTCTGATTGGCCATCGCCGCTTGACCTCACATTTCGGTTTCATACAAACTTTATGCCTTGTTTCAAAATAGGAGGAAGAATACATTTTTTTACCACCTTTTACCTTCACCAAATAAGTGTGGTATTTTTCTCTTCAAGGTCCATATGGCCTCATCTTCTCTCCGGCCTTTTTATTTTAAGGCCAACATGTAGATGTGAGATATTTTAAGAAACACACCTTGCAGGCAAAATGTAGGATATACTTCTGAATACAAGATGTAAGATGCAGACTACACTTTGCTATGTCTTTCCCCAGTGGTCGATTGTTTTTGAACTATCTTGTGTGGTTTTAAAATTGTGTTTCTTTATAATTGGGAAGGTCAAGCAAATTGTAATACCGGGAGATAGGGGAGGAACAAACAATACTCCCACCAATTACTCGGTCAAATCATACAAAACTAGTTGTAATGTAGCTAGATAATCACACACAGGTGGCATCTTTTTTTAGTGCCTTATGCAAATATTGAATATTACTATGTTTGAAACACAGGCAATGACGAGGGGCACATTCTTGTGACTGGTATGCTTATCTGTAACTTTCACCAAAATAAAATGAAGTCTTTAGTTGGTTGTTCAGTTCGTCCATTCATCTATTGGCATGGTCAACCCAGCATCAAAATGGAAAATCTGTGTTGTCTGTCGAGATCGCCATCCTCTAGTCTCAGTAACTTGCACTGGATTTGGCGGTGCCGGTGCTATCTGATTGTAATGACTgtgatgatattttttaatataagtgCAACCTTTCTTCTAAAAAAAGTGAAGGGAAACAGGGGAGAGAAGGGGGGAAATCCATCTCTACACTCGAGCTCATCTACACCCGCGGTGACGAAAAAGATTGAAACAAATACTAAAAAAAATGtgcggtagacaatttgatgcgtgagatcCGTTCcgattttcaaatcatttggacatctgagaagCTCTCAGAAAAAAAAAGACAAATTAAGGatctgtaaaaatgtttactgtttaTGTGTTGTTTTGATCCGATttatcttttttgctgagagctgctcagatgtctaaATGCAATAATGCTACACCTACGACGAGCTTATGAAGACTTACGTAACTTTCCCTCCATAACTCTCTGCGCCcccacccccaaccccccccccccattttAACTGGGTGGGCCCCAACCACTAATTCTAATCCAATTAACTACCACCAAGTCAGCCTTTACGTAAAAATCTCACATAACTTTACGTGGGTCTAGTATCGTTCGTCTAAATAACTTGAAATTTGGAGCGGACCTCACACATCAAATTTTTTACCGCAAacaaaaaaaatagaattttttaattttttttttattttttatgattttttttctaaccAGCTGCAGATGAGCTGGGCATTATTTTTCGGAAACTTCAGTTTGTATCCTTTTTTGGGCTTGAGTGGACTGAGAACGCATACACACCCAACACACAGGTTCACTCGGCCTGCTCAAGCCCTAAACGAACGGCTTGCCGAAACAGATCCTGCTTCTCTCTTCCACAGGCCATTTTCTCTCCCTCAATCGACGGCGTTTGATTCCGACGGCCTCCGCTAGACGAGGAGAGGTTGAGAGGGCTCCGTTGTGAGCGGGAGGCATGGCTTGaggtggagggagggagggagggaagaaCAGAGCGGTGGAGGCGGATACGTGCGGCTACAGCTGGAGGTCGATACATTCGGTGTGGTGATCGCGGCGAAGGAGCGACGCCCCGCTCAgttgccgccgccggccgccggccaCCACGGAGCGAGACCTCAGTGAGGCGGTGAAGTACGGGGCTTCTGCGCGAGCTCACCACAGCACTGTCAGCGTGTGGAAGGCGGTGATAGCGGAATGGCCAGTTTCCGTCTCACCGGTCTGGAGGCACGCAAGGTGTTTGTTAGAATGCTTAGCAGCGGGACAGGTGGCAGCGATGCCGCTGTGGAGGCTTTTGACCCCGCCAAGCGCCTCTGCAAGCTCATCATCTCCTGCCGGCAGGCCTCGGGGCTTGAGATCGAGCTCGACCACAGCGACCTCCGAGTCACCCCGGACGTCGCCGAGCGCGTCCTCGAGCGCCTCGACAACGCTGGCATGCTCGCGTATCGCTTCTTCGAGTGGGCGCGCAAGCAGAGGCGTGGTGGCTGCGCCCACACCGTCCGCTCCTTCCACACGGTGGTCGCGTCCCTCGCCAAGATCCGCCAGTACCAGCTCATGTGGGACGTCGTTGCCATAATGTGCCGGCAGGGCGTGGTCAATGTCGAGACGTTTGGCATCATAATGCGGAAGTACGCACGGGCGCAGAAGGTCGATGAAGCTGTTTACACGTTCAATGTCATGGAGAAGTACGGCGTGGTGCCTAACCTCGCCGCTTTCAACAGCCTGCTTTGCGCACTGTGCAAGTCCAAGAATGTGCGCAAGGCACAGGAGATCTTTGAACAGATGAATGACCGGTTCAGCCCTGATGCCAAGACCTATAGCATCTTGCTTGAGGGTTGGGGGAGAGCGCCTAATCTCCCAAAGATGCGAGAGGTCTACAGTGAGATGCTTGATGCAGGCTGCCAGCCTGACATAGTCACATATGGCATCATGGTTGATTCCCTCTGCAAGACAGGCCGTGTTGAGGAAGCTGTCTTTGTGGTGCAGGACATGAGCTCCAGGGGCTGCCAACCAACAACCTTCATATACAGTGTGCTCGTGCATACTTACGGTGTTGAAATGAGGATCGAGGATGCTGTTGCAACATTTTTGGATATGCAGAAGGACGGAATCGTGCCAGATGTTGTGGTTTATAATGCACTTGTCACTGCCTTCTGCAAAGTGAAAAAATTTGACAATGCATTTAgagtcatggatgacatggaaggcCATGGAATCACCCCAAACTCAAGGACCTGGAACATCATCCTTAACAAGATGATTAGCCTTGGAAAGGATGAAGAAGCATACAGGGTCTTCCGCCGTATGATAAAGCGCTGCCAGCCAGATTCTGATACATACACCATGATGATAAAGATGTTCTGTGAGAATGACAGGTTAGAGATGGCACTGAAGGTATGGAAATATATGAGGTTGAAGCAGTTTCTGCCGAGCATGCACATGTTCTCTGTGCTGATCAACGGGCTGTGTGACAAGGGTGAGGTTAGCCAAGCTTGTGTTCTGCTTGAAGATATGATAGAGAAGGGCATTAGACCCCCTGGTTCAACATTTGGCAAGCTGAGGCAGCTCCTtctgaaggaaggaaggaaggatgtGCTTGAATTTCTCGTTGATAAAATGAAGATTCTGATACAGGAACCTTTGTTTGATTGACCATTCATTATGTTCCAATGGTACTACTGCTCAATCCTACAGCTGCCACCCATGGCTCATTTGAAATAATAATTTCAGGGTTACTTTTGCTATTGCTTGTGGGATTTCTGTTATTGTTTGTCGAGCATGATTGTTCTCTTTTTATTAAGGCCATGGTGTTAATCTATGTTTGGAAGAAACACTTTCCATCTTCCGGTCTCAATTGTATCAGGATAATCCAAATGATAGTCAATTGTGCGATAATAGTTTAGGTTCATACAATTTGTAATTTCCAACTACAGTTACTTCATAAGTACCACATTGTTGTGCTATCAACCAAACTGGATACAGTTTTATATGGTCCTATCAGCATCTTCCTTACATTTGTTCCACTTCTGTTAATATGTTGCAGCTAATAATTTTGTATCTTTggttccttttatttatttcacaGCAGGAGACAACGGCTAATAGTGATTCTTCTGCATAGATAGTTTAGTTGAAAAGATATCACCTCAATGTCTCTGTGAAAAGGGGGGAAATCAATTCAATGTAGATTTTCTTTCACCGAGGTAAAATTGTACATTTTTGTTTGGTCAGTCACCCAGTCCTCAGGTTCAGTCTCTAACAAAGCAGAGCCACAAGTGTATTGATCTTGCAGTAGTCAGAGAAGATTATTTACATATTATACACTAATATTTGATTACTCCATTTTCTAGATGTTTGGAAGGAAGGATGTGCTAATTTAGTACAAAGTTCTACTAAATCAATGACAactaatatggaacggagggagtagaacctaGCAGATTTTGGGCATTTACAGATTTCCTTTTTGACCGTACTCTGTCCATCTGTTGAGTCATGTGTATTTGCTAAAATGCACAGTGCCCTTATTATAATTGGTTTCGTACCGTCTTATGTTGGTTTTTTACTTGCTTGCTGCGTTTACTTTTATTTTTTATATTGCAATGCCGCTAAGTTTTCCAAAAAAATTGGAAGGTTCCTTGATTGCAAAGTTTAACGAGAAAAAGGCATCTTATTTCACAACTATGTTGTTGATTGATTTTACATTAGATCTGATTCTGCTTAATATTTTGATATGACACATGATGTTCCAAGTTTTTTTCTATTGTGCAGGCTTGAGGGAGCAAATGCCCAATTCTCCAGGATGGATAAGGTTTTCCATGTCATATTCTTGCAGTAGTTATATGTCCATGATGAAATCTCTTCTTCATACTGCCTAAAAACTACTGTTGTCTTGTGTCATAATTCATAGGTAAAGGTAAAATCCAATTGTAAGAAAATAAAGCCATTGACAAGAGGCATAGAGGTTTCCTTGGAAAGGTCAAGCAAAAGACAACAGTGGCAAGCAAACCCAAATCTTGAAGATTTGATGGGCTCTGCACATCAGATGGCTATGGCTGTAAAAAACAGATGCCTCAAGACCCTGGGTTGAGTTTCACGCAGTGCTCAAGCGCTTTTTGGGGTAGCGGTGGAATCCATTGTGCACGGGAGGCAAGAAAATTCTGATCTGACCGGTGGTTGTAAGGCAGAACAATCACTGAGTTGgctcctaacttgatcaagttgaTCTCCATAAGAGTTGTTAAACATCGAACTGTTGCTCAAGACCTGAACAGCCAAGGATGGGTAACTGACATCAAAGGAGCCCTAACGGTACAAGTGAACTATTGAGTGTCTTCAGATTTGGGACATGGTTGATAATCTGGTCTTACATCAGAAAGTTCATGATCAGCAGCGGTGGCGTTTCACTCGGTCAGGTTCCTACATCAGTACATATGCATATCACACTTTCTTCATTGGAACCATCAAGTTCACACCTTGGAAACAAATCTGGAAAAGCTGGTCTGCACTGCAAATTTTCATTTCGTTAGTTGTAAACAGCCGGTGTTGGACAGCTGGCCGACTTGCGAAGCGCGGCCTTCCCTATCCAGTTGCTTGTCCCCTCTGTGATCAGGCTGAGGAAACAATCCAACACACCATCATCTCATGTGTGTTTGCTCGGCAGGTCTGGACACTAATTTTCCAAAGGTTGGGCCTGATTGCTATTGTCCCTCAACCTACTGCTGCTCAGTTCTCTGCTTGGTGGAGCAATGCTATCAGTAGGGTTCCAAAGGTGCTGAGAGAAGGCCTCAACTCCCTGATCATTTTAATACCTTGGGAGCTTTGGAAGCACCGAAATGATTGTGTTTGAAGGGGCAAACCCAAGTGTTAAGGTGGTTTTGCAAACAGTGGATGAGAATGGTTTATGGTGTCTGGCTGGAATCTCTGCGCTTCATAAGCTCCTCCTTCGGTCGCTCTCCCTGGACTCTTATTATTGGGGAGGTGACCTGGTCGTGGACGTTTAAAATTCATAGTGGCGTGTTTGTAGTCCTGTTGTGTGTGTGCTGGGTGTGTTTTATGAGTAGTCTCTTTGGCCTCTCCCCTGTACTGTTTTTTCTCTCTTAACGAAATGACACGCAGCTCTCATGCGTTGttctagaaaaatagaaaaacatctTTGACTGAATGAAAGCACTTGATGACACGATTGagaagtcactttcatcatgttttgtTCACTTTCACTGCTATTTACCGTGTGCTTCCATTTGGTTTAACCTTTTTCTTAGGTGCAGATCCTTTGTAGGTTGCTGTTCTGTAGGAGCTGGTGAAACGGCCATAGTGGCTTGAC
It encodes:
- the LOC119303238 gene encoding pentatricopeptide repeat-containing protein At1g77360, mitochondrial-like, with protein sequence MASFRLTGLEARKVFVRMLSSGTGGSDAAVEAFDPAKRLCKLIISCRQASGLEIELDHSDLRVTPDVAERVLERLDNAGMLAYRFFEWARKQRRGGCAHTVRSFHTVVASLAKIRQYQLMWDVVAIMCRQGVVNVETFGIIMRKYARAQKVDEAVYTFNVMEKYGVVPNLAAFNSLLCALCKSKNVRKAQEIFEQMNDRFSPDAKTYSILLEGWGRAPNLPKMREVYSEMLDAGCQPDIVTYGIMVDSLCKTGRVEEAVFVVQDMSSRGCQPTTFIYSVLVHTYGVEMRIEDAVATFLDMQKDGIVPDVVVYNALVTAFCKVKKFDNAFRVMDDMEGHGITPNSRTWNIILNKMISLGKDEEAYRVFRRMIKRCQPDSDTYTMMIKMFCENDRLEMALKVWKYMRLKQFLPSMHMFSVLINGLCDKGEVSQACVLLEDMIEKGIRPPGSTFGKLRQLLLKEGRKDVLEFLVDKMKILIQEPLFD